The Canis lupus familiaris isolate Mischka breed German Shepherd chromosome 27, alternate assembly UU_Cfam_GSD_1.0, whole genome shotgun sequence genome window below encodes:
- the KRT8 gene encoding keratin, type II cytoskeletal 8, whose protein sequence is MSIRVTQKSYKMSTSSPRAFSSRSYTSGPSSRISSSAFSRVGSSSGSFRGGLNSSMSVVGGYGGPGVVGSITAVSVNQSLLNPLKLEVDPNIQAVRTQEKEQIKSLNNKFASFIDKVRHLEQQNKILETKWSLLQQQKTSRSNIDNMFESYINNLRRQLDTLGQEKLKLEVELGNMQGLVEDFKNKYEDEIKLRGDMENEFVLIKKDVDEAYMNKIELESRLEGLTDEINFLRQLYEEEIHELQSQISDTSVVLSMDNSRSLDLDGIIAEVKAQYEDIANRSRVEAETMYQIKYEELQTLAGKHGDDLRRTKTEISEMNRSISRLQAEIETLKNQRAALEAAIADAEQRGELAVKDANAKVAELEAALQRAKQDMARQLREYQELMNVKLALDIEIATYRKLLEGEESRLESGMQNMSIHTKTTSGYSGGLNLAYGGLTSPGLNYGQSSFQSGFGPGGSFSRSSSSKAVVVKKIETRDGKLVSESSDVLPK, encoded by the exons ATGTCCATCAGGGTGACCCAGAAGTCCTACAAGATGTCCACCTCCAGCCCCCGGGCCTTCAGCAGCCGCTCCTACACGAGCGGGCCCAGCTCCCGCATCAGCTCCTCCGCCTTCTCCCGGGtgggcagcagcagcggcagcttCCGGGGTGGCCTGAACAGCAGCATGAGTGTGGTCGGGGGCTACGGCGGGCCCGGGGTCGTGGGGAGCATCACGGCCGTCTCAGTGAACCAGAGCCTGCTGAACCCCCTGAAGCTGGAGGTGGACCCCAACATCCAGGCGGTGCGCacccaggagaaggagcagatCAAGAGCCTCAACAACAAGTTTGCCTCCTTCATCGACAAG GTCAGACACCTGGAGCAGCAGAACAAAATCCTGGAGACCAAGTGGAGCCTCCTGCAGCAGCAGAAAACCTCTCGGAGCAACATAGACAACATGTTTGAGAGCTACATCAACAACCTCCGGAGGCAGCTGGACACCCTGGGGCAGGAGAAGCTGAAGCTGGAAGTGGAGCTTGGCAACATGCAGGGGCTCGTGGAGGACTTCAAGAATAA ATACGAGGATGAGATCAAATTGCGTGGAGACATGGAGAATGAATTTGTCCTCATCAAGAAG GATGTGGATGAAGCTTACATGAACAAGATAGAACTGGAGTCCCGCCTGGAAGGGCTGACCGACGAGATCAACTTCTTACGGCAGCTGTATGAAGAG gagatCCATGAGCTGCAGTCCCAGATCTCGGACACGTCCGTGGTGCTGTCCATGGACAACAGCCGCTCCCTGGACCTGGACGGCATCATCGCCGAGGTCAAGGCCCAGTACGAGGACATCGCCAACCGCAGCCGGGTGGAGGCCGAGACCATGTACCAGATCAAG TATGAGGAGCTGCAGACGTTGGCCGGGAAGCACGGGGATGACCTCCGTCGCACGAAGACTGAGATTTCCGAGATGAACCGGAGCATCAGCCGCCTCCAGGCTGAGATCGAGACCCTCAAAAACCAG AGGGCTGCCCTGGAGGCTGCCATCGCCGACGCCGAGCAGCGCGGGGAGCTGGCCGTTAAGGACGCCAATGCCAAGGTGGCCGAGCTGGAGGCCGCCCTGCAGCGGGCCAAGCAGGACATGGCCCGGCAGCTGCGCGAGTACCAGGAGCTCATGAACGTCAAGCTGGCCCTGGACATCGAGATCGCCACCTACCGCAAGCTGCTGGAGGGCGAGGAGAGCCG GCTGGAGTCTGGGATGCAGAACATGAGCATCCATACGAAGACGACCAGCGGCTACTCCG GTGGCCTGAACTTGGCCTACGGGGGCCTCACGAGCCCCGGCCTCAACTACGGCCAGAGCTCCTTCCAGTCCGGCTTTGGCCCTGGCGGTTCCTTCAGCCGCAGCAGCTCCTCCAAGGCCGTGGTTGTGAAGAAGATCGAGACTCGCGATGGGAAGCTGGTGTCTGAGTCGTCTGACGTCCTGCCCAAGTGA